One genomic window of Aethina tumida isolate Nest 87 chromosome 3, icAetTumi1.1, whole genome shotgun sequence includes the following:
- the LOC109600994 gene encoding androglobin: protein MLPPSITSEICVWKRPPQVFYDKPTFITLDLPEYANLIPGSRHILHSEFIRNFISAVNMLEYLGNKNAFKIEGVSAIYTPTTENECWRPWHHVYSTGKAGKNQTHKPQINQLGKYVVRLFWMGAWRKIYVDDKLPLNKDGQILLPSYVLPKIEPPPPPPKIIPTSAGKKKGKDKKGGKGSDKASKKSKDSKKSKESKKSKGSKKSKGSKKSKGSQKSDIVDPKEAIQMWPFLLAKALFKVASLTWTKSNELVDFDIVQCLTGWCPFKLNTKELSVLEIWDVCKSYSRKYEWLSDGKRPGSGSSKSSSKKSGKSKKSDKSSKKSDKSSKKSGKSDKSSKKSKGGKKKGATEEEEIDDGILWHHVAARCNDLRKLNNDQVMDISPCWSHFLLIDETRDIPMIEPEPWPELPLWKTFRWTDWAQKEGILPLKVDMDNIRCLRVVSTFRKDGLQLLPSRLSLELTTKIETVKKEDSKKGKKKGKKDKKKKAKTEVVIPDPSIWLDHQQLCEQINTVAIYYKPNKFPRKCVISDLADPSVKSNAPIKGKPKPELKYITYNNSQCSFGAECLYGFVDSLDTKYFVFNLTLVGNPKILNKRNVEVEKVEEPSTDIDECYQLILRWKKSSEEQFTCDKIINEEIKSNNNRAYLVVEKYNWQKEEIGSCLLSLKTVGSKSAVLELPKGRHTFRLWIRSDTPYVCNVLCDTPFTLGTSEEVLVAMLSEAQTFHKFIIDFCSNYGKLVQAFGRPEFRDQKWAFHRTYISQCLPKNEKLHVHEFMFNTLIKEVVNYMEKSQHKNLIRALHIFFRRIYFDPDYRICKTLDKFSDVDVKFYKLLERSSVKIQAIFKGIYVRSILNRHRPEHPEHLTIFELCKKVYTSLMSSKSRMNIGPQIFRRFLFSEEMNDIFKKYEIYEDMQSVVTIIDFKGHQLINENGWAIVCRHVFYINCPVAVPIKIQFYIKNCSYMVRVFDNDTFNELSAATCNVLPATYDVNRSGYTVVCYGYSKTEFNYPWRLMLVTLKTQYENKILIQPRPLQIQKIVENYIPSNSHTLFHCMICIQTSSVVSFRLVSSHERACMSLTLRYKKRILKKVNGIGKVLIPSFILVHEDSDSMSDSQYSNKRRKSKISTGTLKKGSEKASRVSGTSIQKVVFKSERQGDKTGPETIYLLEAKVKKGSWPLSLEEWDMVETIKKSQLIAVEDSLTKRHKKPNSKFLMELERPFWYLELIHNEGDQIRLFLDKSAEDKRKSVKESWWKNDPDRIKKAAVARTDFIHKVLVDTEIELESIDINLHNLETYSDSLLTLHKLQMEIAEKYMLTETSFSKYASMLPLVGSQEDDDEEGLFLNNPLQIANIFPPFDMDKYKELVGNEDDVIDPPVVNEKDLLAEEEERLRKLEEFAQNQENFLEKERQMYEDHKTNLKIFRNWFSDEIRGESAEMITESYQERQKYIDDTVKKIKWQRELQKERDAAEAAKNKKPKGGKKDDKKKKKK from the exons ATGCTACCTCCCAGTATAACATCAGAAATTTGTGTATGGAAACGACCACCACAAGTATTCTACGAC aaaCCTACATTTATAACATTGGATCTTCCCGaatatgcaaatttaataCCAGGAAGTCGACATATTTTGCATAGTGAATTTATAAGGAATTTTATTTCAGCAGTTAATATGTTAGAATATTTGGGgaataaaaatgcttttaaaatagaaGGTGTGTCGGCGATATACACGCCGACTACCGAAAATGAATGTTGGAGACCCTGGCATCATGTGTACTCAACAGGAAAGGCTGGAAAAAATCAAACCCACAAGCcacaaattaatcaattag GTAAATACGTGGTGAGGTTATTTTGGATGGGAGCATGGAGAAAAATCTACGTCGATGATAAATTACCTTTAAATAAGGACGGTCAAATTTTGCTTCCATCTTATGTGCTACCTAAAATTGAACCACCTCCACCTCCCCCTAAAATAATCCCTACAAGTGCCGGTAAGAAAAAAGGAAAGGATAAAAAGGGAGGAAAAGGAAGTGACAAAGCtagtaaaaaaagtaaagaCAGCAAGAAGAGTAAAGAAAGCAAGAAAAGCAAAGGTAGTAAAAAAAGTAAGGGAAGTAAAAAAAGTAAGGGCAGCCAGAAGTCGGATATTGTTGATCCTAAAGAAGCAATACAAATGTGGCCATTTTTATTAGCTAAAGCATTGTTTAAAGTAGCTAGTCTGACATGGACGAAAAGTAATGAGCTTGTAGATTTTGATATTGTTCAGTGCCTTACAGGCTGGTGTCCCTTTAAACTTAATACTAAAG aactaAGTGTTTTAGAAATTTGGGACGTTTGTAAATCATACAGTCGAAAATACGAATGGTTAAGTGATGGGAAAAGGCCAGGATCAGGGTCATCCAAATCATCCAGCAAAAAATCGggcaaatcaaaaaaatcagaCAAATCCAGCAAAAAATCAGACAAATCTAGCAAGAAGTCGGGAAAATCAGATAAATCTAGTAAGAAATCCAAAGGGGGTAAGAAAAAGGGAGCAACTGAAGAAGAGGAAATAGATGATGGAATTCTTTGGCATCACGTTGCTGCACGTTGTAATGATTTAAG gaagCTCAATAATGATCAAGTAATGGATATCTCCCCGTGTTGGTcccattttttgttaattgatgAAACAAGAGATATTCCTATGATTGAACCTGAACCATGGCcag aactaCCACTCTGGAAAACATTTAGATGGACAGATTGGGCACAAAAAGAAGGTATACTACCTCTTAAAGTTGATATGGATAATATTAGATGCTTACGCGTGGTAAGCACTTTTAGAAAAGATGGATTACAGCTTTTGCCCAGTAGATTGTCTCTTGAACTCACCACTAAAATTGAAACAGTCAAAAAAGAAGACAGCAAGAAAG gaaAGAAAAAAGGAAAGAAGGATAAGAAAAAGAAAGCTAAAACTGAAGTCGTTATACCTGATCCCAGCATTTGGCTCGATCACCAACAACTTTGCGAACAAATAAACACGGTAGCCATATATTATAAGCCAAACAAGTTTCCAAGAAAATGTGTCATAAGTGATTTAGCAGATCCATCTGTAAAGTCGAATGCTCCAATAAAAGGAAAACCGAAGCCCGAATTAAAGTATATAACATACAATAATTCTCAATGCAGCTTTGGAGCTGAATGCTTGTATGGTTTCGTTGATAGTCTGGACACGAAGTATttcgtatttaatttaactcttGTTGGTAACCCAAAGATTTTAAACAAACGAAATGTAGAAGTGGAGAAAGTTGAAGAGCCATCTACGGACATAGACGAGTGTTATCAGTTGATTTTGCGATGGAAAAAGTCGAGTGAAGAACAATTCACCTGCgataagataattaatgaagaaattaaatcGAATAACAATCGAGCGTATCTCGTCGTGGAGAAATACAATTGGCAAAAGGAAGAAATTGGATCTTGTTTACTTTCACTCAAAACGGTTGGTTCAAAAAGTGCTGTTTTGGAATTGCCCAAGGGAAGACACACATTTCGTTTGTGGATTAGGTCTGATACGCCGTATGTATGTAATGTCCTTTGCGACACACCATTTACACTTGGTACCAGCGAAGAAGTGCTGGTGGCCATGCTATCGGAAGCTCAGACGTTTCACAAGTTTATCATAGACTTTTGTAGCAATTACGGTAAATTGGTGCAAGCCTTTGGAAGGCCAGAATTCCGCGATCAAAAATGGGCTTTTCATCGCACCTATATTAGTCAATGTTTACCCAAAAACGAGAAACTACATGTCCACGAATTTATGTTCAATACCTTGATAAAAGAGGTAGTGAACTACATGGAAAAATCAcaacacaaaaatttaataagagctttacatattttcttcAGAAGAATTTACTTTGATCCCGATTATAGAATATGTAAAACTCTTGACAAGTTTTCAGATGTAGATGTAAAATTCTACAAGTTACTGGAAAGAAGTTCCGTAAAAATACAAGCAATTTTTAAGGGAATTTATGTTCGATCAATTCTTAATAGACACCGGCCAGAGCACCCCGAACATCTTACAATATTCGAACTGTGTAAAAAAGTTTACACATCACTAATGTCCAGTAAGAGCCGAATGAATATAGGTCCACAAATTTTTAGAAGATTTTTGTTCAGTGAAGAGATGAacgacatatttaaaaagtacgaAATTTATGAAGATATGCAATCAGTGGTGACAATAATTGATTTCAAAGGACACcagttaattaatgaaaacggATGGGCAATTGTGTGTCGACATGTGTTTTACATTAATTGCCCCGTTGCTgttccaattaaaattcaattttatataaaaaattgcagtTATATGGTTCGTGTCTTTGACAACGATACATTCAATGAACTAAGTGCAGCGACGTGCAATGTACTTCCAGCTACTTATGATGTCAACAGATCAGGATACACGGTTGTGTGTTATGGATATTCGAAAACAGAATTCAACTATCCCTGGAGGCTTATGCTCGTCACGTTAAAAACCCaatatgaaaacaaaattttgatacaACCTAGGCCAttacaaattcaaaaaatagtaGAAAATTATATACCATCGAATAGTCATACCTTGTTCCACTGTATGATTTGTATTCAAACATCAAGTGTTGTCAGTTTTAGACTAGTTAGTTCCCATGAAAGGGCATGTATGTCTTTAACGTTGCGTTACAAGAagcgaatattaaaaaaagttaatggaATTGGAAAAGTATTGATACCAAGTTTCATTTTGGTACACGAAGATTCTGATTCAATGTCAGATTCGCAGTATTCAAATAAACGAAggaaaagtaaaatttcaacGGGAACGCTTAAAAAAGGTTCAGAAAAGGCAAGTCGGGTATCTGGAACAAGTATACAGAAAGTTGTCTTCAAGTCTGAGAGACAAGGGGACAAAACGGGACCCgaaacgatttatttattagaagccAAAGTTAAAAAAGGTAGTTGGCCTCTCTCTCTTGAGGAGTGGGACATGGTGGAAACCATTAAGAAAAGTCAATTAATAGCCGTTGAAGATAGTTTGAC GAAGAGACACAAAAAGCCAAACTCCAAATTTCTTATGGAACTTGAACGCCCCTTTTGGTATTTAGAGTTGATACACAACGAAGGTGATCAAATTCGCCTCTTTTTAGACAAATCTGCGGAAGACAAACGCAAGTCAGTCAAGGAATCATGGTGGAAAAATGACCCAGACAGGATCAAGAAAGCAGCAGTAGCAAG AACGGACTTTATTCACAAAGTGTTAGTTGATACGGAAATTGAACTGGAGTCTATCGATATAAATCTTCATAATTTAGAGACATATTCAGATAGTTTATTGACTTTACACAAATTGCAAATGGAGATTGCTGAAAAATATATGCTGACAGAAACATCATTTAGCAAGTACGCTTCTATGTTGCCTCTAGTGGGGAGCCAGGAAGACGATGACGAAGAaggactttttttaaataatccgtTACAAATCGCAAATATTTTTCCACCATTTGACAtggataaatataaagaacTTGTTGGAAATGAAGATGACGTAAT TGATCCCCCGGTGGTCAACGAAAAAGATTTACTGGCTGAAGAAGAAGAACGTTTAAGAAAGTTGGAGGAGTTTGCGCAGAAccaagaaaactttttggaaaAAGAAAGACAAATGTACGAAGATcacaaaactaatttaaaaatatttaggaacTGGTTTTCTG ACGAAATACGCGGGGAGTCTGCTGAAATGATAACGGAATCATATCAAGAGAGGCAAAAGTATATAGACGATACAGTAAAGAAAATTAAGTGGCAAAGGGAACTACAAAAAGAGAGAGATGCAGCTGAAgctgcaaaaaataaaaaaccgaAAGGTGGAAAAAAAGACgacaaaaagaagaagaaaaaatga